The following is a genomic window from Candidatus Xiphinematobacter sp. Idaho Grape.
AGATTTAGGGTAGCTATAACGTCAAACTCTTCCGGACGTGTAAGCACTTGTTGCAGGGCAATATCGGCAATAACATCCTTAATTACAGTTCCATTAGGTAATCGACACCAAGAACTCCCTTCTATCCCTATGGCCCCAAATTCCCGCCTGGCCAGATCATAGGCCCACTTCCGAAAAGCGCCCTCTGTAAACTTCATGATGTTCCCCTTATGAATGAGAGTGACACTACGACGATTCTCATCAACAGCATATTGAATAGCAGCACGCACAAGACGCTCGGTACCTGCTCGACTAACCGGTTTTACGCCGATACCCACTTCTGTTTCCTTATAAAGATCGGAAGGCAACCCTGCAACCCTAGCCCATTCTAACCCTCGTTCCTTAGATCCAAAGCGGATCTTTTCAAAAAAAGTGGGGAACTCAGATTTCAGAAACCTACACACAGAATTAGCTTCAGCGGTACCGGCTTTAAATTCAATACCTGCATAAATGTCTTCCGTGTTTTCACGGAAAATGACCACATCCACTTTTTCTGGATACTTGACTGGAGAAGGCACTTTAGAAAAGTGCCGCACGGGACGCAGACAAACGTAGAGGTCTAACATTTGGCGAAGGGCGACGTTGAGTGAAGAAATGCCTTCTCCTACGGGTGTGGAAAGTGGCCCCTTAATACCTACAAGATATTCTTGAAACGCTGCAACCGTCTCTTTGGGAAGCCAGTCGCCAAATTTTTCCCTAGCTGTTTTTCCAGCACAAACCTCTAACCAGGCAACCCTGCGTTTGCCGTTATAAGCTTTCTCCACTGCTGCATTAAATACACGCTCGCTAGCGGCCCATATATCCGGTCCACTTCCATCCCCGCGGATAAAGGGAATAATAGGACAGTCAGGCACAACAAGTTTCCCCCGAGAAACGGTGATCTTGCTACCTTGTGATGCAATAAACGCTTTGCAAGTCATAAATTTTATGAGCCATTCCAGCACTAAAAAAGCCCGGATATCCGCTCCTTCTCGGTACACTATCTCGCCCAGCGGGCCAAGGGAAAGGAATCAACTATCAGAAAGACGCTGTCTGCCAAGGCAAAACCGCGATGTAGTGACGGACAGCGGTGCTGAGTACAAAGTGTGGCCCAGGCATGCCGGCTTTCACCCACACCCAACCTATCCCAGGGCAGCGCAACAGGAGGAATACGAGCAAATGTATGGGAGAAAATCAAGGTCAAACCATCCTGACACACAGGGCGACAAATGACTGCTCTGACACGTTGCCCACGCGCCATAGCATGACTTCTCCCATTGGGGAAAGAAAAACCGAACGATATAAAGTTTAGCACATGCCAGCCATTGAGAGTTGAACGACAGGCAACCCAAAGTGATCTTCACTCTCTTCTTACATGTTGCTGACGTATGCGCCTTACCCTATAGCTATTGCGTGTGTCGTTAGTGCAACGAACTTGTCTGGCCTGTACAAGGAGACTAGTAGATGCGAAAATTGAACAATCTCGTCATTTTCTAGCACTTACTCCAGAGTGAAAGACGACATTAATCCTACTCTATTCAGAATTGAGCAATTTGAGCGACTCACAGCCTACCGATTCATCTAGATCAGAGTGGCAAAGAACTGCAGGGAATCCCTCCTTGCCAGAAGTTTTCCGAAGTGTCCATGTACCGCAAGAAGGACAGGGGTTCTTTGGATTTTGTCGCAAGCTTTTGGCATTCTCTGGGCCAGGTTATTTGGTAGCAGTGGGTTATATGGATCCAGGTAACTGGGCAACTAGCCTGGCTGGCGGAGCGCAATTCAACTATACCCTTCTCCCCGTAGTTGTCCTTTCTAGCTTTGCGGGGATCGTTTTACAGTACCTTGCGCTGAAGCTAGGAATTGCTACTGGAAGAGATCTAGCTCAGGCATGCCGTGACTGCTTTACTCCGGGAGTAAATATAGTTCTGTGGATCACATGTGAAATTGCTATCACTGCCTGTGACTTGGCCGAAGTAATTGGATCTGCCATTGCCCTAAATCTTCTTTTTGGCCTTCCTTTGGTGTATGGTACGTGCATCACGGCCATGGATGTTTTGTTCATTCTTTTCCTGCAAAATAAGGGATTCCGCCTTATTGAGGTATTGGTACTAGTGCTCATTCTTGTCGTTGGAGGAAGCTTCCTCGTCGAAATTATCCTAAGCCACCCGGACCTGGAGCAGATGCTTTCTAGCTGTGTGCCTTCGATGGAGATTCTGCAGAATCCAAACATGCTCTATACAGCGATGGGCATCTTAGGCGCAACGGTAATGCCGCACAACCTCTACCTCCACTCAGCCATTTGTCAGACGCGTAACTTTGGGCCAACTAAGGAAGGACGGAAGCAGGCCATTTTCTATGCTACGCTGGATTCTACGCTCGCGCTTATGTGCGCGCTCTTCATCAATGCGGCTATACTTGTCGTCTCTGCAGCTGTCTTCTATAAAGGAGGATATTTTGAAGTCGCTGAAATTCAGGATGCTTATAAGCTTCTTAGCCCACTATTGGGTACCGGAGTTGCAAGCTTTCTATTTGCTTTAGCTCTACTAGCTTCAGGACAAAACTCTACGCTAACAGGCACCTTGGCAGGTCAAATCGTAATGGAAGGGTTTCTTAATCTGCGCATTCATCCCAGTCTACGCCGCCTAATTACACGGCTCCTAGCAATCCTTCCGGCTGTATTTGTCACCGTTATTGCCGGAGAAGATACCACCGCTCGTCTTCTGATCTTGAGTCAAGTCATTCTAAGCTTGCAATTAAGTTTTGTAGTGATCCCACTGGTCTTCTTTACTAGCGACCGAAGCAGGATGGGGAATTTCGTCAATACCTCAGGCCTAAGCCTTCTTTCTTGGACTCTTGCTATCCTTATTGTGGCTCTGAATGGCTGGCTTTTAGTAGGAACCCTTCGGAACGGGTTTGGAACAAAGAGTTTCTCCCTCTAAGAAAAAATGCTCGCCCCCTTTTGGCCACTTTCCCTATAACGCTGAAAAGGTTGGCTAGGTGATAGGGTCTGGGACCCTACATACCCCCTTGCCTTTCGATCTTTTCACACGCGGGGAGACTACTAGCAACGTCCAAGCAGCAACTTATCCTAACCCAATTGCCGCACTACAGTGCAAGCCCAGCCCTTGCAAAAAATAACAAAGGAGTGTCTGCTTGCACACAACAGGTAGGTACCGGTGATAGTGGCCTCCTAGTCTCGACTCTAAGGCAGCAATTCCACGAGTCATGGCCCAGAAGATCCCGGGTTGTATCTGAAGTATGTTTGGACTCAGCCCTCCTAAACACTTCTCACTTCTATCTGGTAGAAACCAGCCCTCTGGGAAGACTGCAATTTCCCGGCGAAGAGTTGTAACGGCGGCGGCTGGGATAGGAACCTAAGAAGACGAACTTCTCACACCACTGAGAGGCTTCCTCGAGCGCCGCTTTTACAGAAAGATCTGCTACAGATCCGTCTACCTCTATGAGGAAAACATAACTCTCTGGTTTTCCAACTAGTGGATGGGAAATAATCATACACAGGTTAACAGCACGACGCGAAAACGGTTCCAGGAAGAAGTATAGACTGCCGCAGACATTTTTCAGCTGAAATGTCGACGAAGTTTTCCATCGTCTTGATGCAGCAAGAAATCCCCATTTGCCTGGACGACCTATGACAAAAAACCTAGTCACATTTACCCCTCCTGGTTGGATAGGAAATTGAAGAATGTCCAAGTGGTAGAGGGATGCCACACCAGGGGCGGCGAGCGCTGCCGCATTACGTGAAGTACTCGCCTTAGCTGCTGCAAAGGCTGTACTCTCAACGGAGACGACACGAGCACTAGGAAAGTTAGTAGCCAGCCATTCCTTATGATGCCGAATGGGAACAAAGTGCGAATATATACGGCGTATTCTCTCTCCATTATGCCCAAGAAGTGCAAGCTGCACATCTAAAGATAAATCTTCCAGAATGTGGACGGCCCCAACCTTGGCTAGAAGCATATCTACCGTATCATAAATTGCTCCCCCAGAAGAATTTTCGATTGGAACCACTGCGCAAGCCTCTGGGTGATTCACTAAGAAGTCGAAAATAGCAGAGATATTAGGTTTGGCAATCAGCCTGGTGTTCTCTCCGAAACGGCGTAATGCCACCAGGTGAGAGAAGGTCCCCACGGGGCCTAGATACACGATAGATGGGCCAATACCCTCTGCCATAAAGATATTTCCTCCCAGGACAAAAAGTACCTCCGCACAAAATCCTCCCCCTTTGGTTTAGACGGAGACCTCGGAGCCCCCTCTCTTGAGCGAAGAAGGGGTGAACAAGAGGAGAAACGAGCTTCTATCGAAGAATTTTACTTCATTAACAAAACTGCACGGGCACGTTTAATCTGTCGAGTGATTTTACGGTGCAAACGAGCAGGCATCCCAGTCGTACGACGGGGAAGAATCTTTCCACTTTCCGTGACGAAGCGCTTAAGAAGATCTGGATTTTTGTAATCGATAGCACTAGCAGCAACATCAATCCTCCTTCGTGGCATCGAGCGGTTGGCTTTCCGGAAATTGGAACGCCGTCTAGCGTCTCTGGGTTGCATGAAGCTCACTTGATTTCACGGTGAAGGGTATGCCTCCTAAGGTAGGGGTTGTACTTCCTCTTTTCGAGTCGTCCCTGGGTACGGGGACTTTTCTTATTTCTAGTGGTAACATACCGCGACACAGGCCTTCCACCAGCTGCGGCCTCAGTACATTCTAGCGTGATAATTTCTTGAGCCACGGGAATACTTAAGAGCTTCTCTCACTCCTTATTGTCAGCGGACTCTTCTTCCTCTACCTCGTTGCCCTCTTCATCAACTAGTCCGAACAAAGAAGAAACAGGTTGACGTACCCGCTGCGACCGACCACGCCTCTCGAGCTCAGACTGACATTCAATCGTATAACGAGCGAAGGGGAGAGCCTCTAGACGGATCTGAGGGATCGTCTTCCCACACATCTCGCAGAGACCATAGGTGCCGTTCTCTATGCGCTTGAGCGCCTGGTCAATTTCATAAAGAGAATCTTGCTCCTGGGAAAGCAGGCTTAAGGAAAAGTCACGGTCGTAGGCATCACTACCAGCATCTGCCTGATGCATCCCAAACGCAGAGGCTTCGCTACCCTCTGCACGGGAACGCAAGCTATCTCTTCCGACACCCCGCATAGAATCCAGTAGGGTATCCTTTAGAGTCAAAAGGCGCTCGCGCTGATGACGGAGGAACTGTATCTTTTCCTTTGCCACGGCACCCCCAGATGGGCTGAGTCCGGACAAGGCAGGTGAAGTGGCGCTAGAGGGAACCGACCGCCCTGCCAGAACTCCAGAACCCTTTTCCTCCGTGTAAGACCTGTCTTTGGGTGTAGCCATTTAGCATCAGAATACAAGTCCACGCTAACTCTAGAAACATCCTCTAGCAAGCAAAATGCTTTCTTTTCTCAGAAAACCAGCTTTTACACCCTCCCTCGATCTACATGAATGGTGGAGGCAACGACCCGAATAGCTGATGGACTAAAGGAAGGAGTATTGAAGCACACTACAGGCAGGGAGCCTTCTGCTGTCTATTGGTGGGTAACTTCGAAAGATAGAAACCGTTGCCTCAGCGCTGGCGAGATATAAGCAGTCACCAAAGCAAACTCGTCTTTGTAATAAGCAGAACTTACACATCCACCCCGGTGGAGTTCGGCAAGGAGGGCGGACTCAGCAAGGGGAATTTGGTATTCTACTTTTAATCGCCAGGTGCTTAAGTCCATCTCCAACTGTTGGAGAAAAGCGTCAATCCCTATTCCAGTATAGGCTGAAACCGCCACACTGCCTGGATAACGCCTTAACTGCGTCTGGATAAGCTCCGGGTTGCGTACGCAATCTACCTTGTTGAAAACAAGGACAACCTGCTTCCCACCCACTCCTAGCTCTTTGATGGTCGAGTCGACCGCTGCCATTTGTTCGTAGTACCCCGGGTGGCTAAGATCTACTACGTGAATCAGAAGGTCTGCTAATTGTGTTTCCTCCAGCGTGGCCTTAAAGGCGTCAATCAACGTGTAGGGAAGTTTACGAATGAAACCTACGGTGTCTATCAGCAAAACTTTTTGCCGGCTTGGAAGGAGAACTTGACGTGTAGTTGGATCGAGGGTAGCAAAGAGTTTGTCTTCCGTAATAACTTCAGATCCAGTGAGTCGGTTAAACAAGGAAGATTTGCCGGCGTTTGTATATCCAATGAGTGCTGCGACGGGCCAATTTTTTTTCAACCTCCCTCCTCGCTGAATGAAGCGGTTCTTGCGTACAGCAGCGAGCTCCCTTTCTAGTTTGGCGATGCGTTCCTGAACACGCCGACGGTCTGCTTCCAGTTGCGTTTCACCTGGCCCTCGTGTACCGATACCTCCAGTTTGTCTAGAAAGGTGCAACCACATACGCGTCAGTCTGGGGAGGAGATACTGTAATTGTGCAAGCTCAATTTGAAGACACCCTTCGCGGGTGCGTGCTCGTTGGGCAAAAATATCTAGGATAAGCTGCGTGCGATCCAGAACTTTACAATTAGTAATGTACTCTAGGTTTCTTCCCTGGGCTGGGGAGAGTTCGTCGTCAAAAATAATGGAAGAAGCCTGCTTTTTACTACATTGTTGAGCAATCTCTCTAGCCTTTCCTTTCCCTATATAGAACGGGGCTGTCGGTCTTTCTAATCGCTGTATACAGGTTTCTACAACCTGTATGCCGGCGCTAGATGCTAATTGACAAAGCTCGTCCAACGATTCTGCAATGTCCCATAGTGCACTCCCCCTACACGACCCTACTAGTAAAGCCCTCTCTCGATGGGAAGAAGAAGTGAGATACACAACGCAAACTAGACTAGCTTTTCCATTGTCATGTTACGATAACCTACGCATCTTTCTACCTTTTTAGTAAAAGGTCCATGGTTGCTCCCCACCCTAGAGGGCTAGAGTGGGATAGACAACCCAAGCTTGCCTCAATGACTCCTGGACCTAGGTACCAAATGTTTTGGTCTCAGCGGCAATTCTTTCCACCACAGCACGCATGCTATTGCCTTGAGACAGGCACAGCGGAGTGAAGGTGGTCCAACTTTTGAACCACGCCAACTGCCTTCTTGCGCACCGATACGTCACCGCGCAAATTGCGCCCCGACATTGCACCTCGTTCGACTCTCCGCTGAGCCACGCGATAATCTCGCGTAATCCAATTGCCTGTGAGGCCGTTCTTCCTATTTGACCGCGCATTCCTCCTACCTCTCTGACCACGCCCCGCTCCCACATATGGTGGACACGGCCCACAATGTTCCTGTACAACTCTTCCCGTGCGCGTACAAGCACAAAAGCCCGGGTAGCAATAACCCGTCGGCTTTTAGTGCGAAAGCTTTCCAAGGGCTTGCCAGAAAGCTCGCAAATTTCCACTGCTCGAAGAACTCGTCTTCTGTTACGTATGTCAACCCTTTTGTTTGCATGTGGATCTGCCTTGTCAAGGCGCTCCAGCAACATCTCAAGGGATAACTGCTCCAGTTCACTGCGTAGGACTAAATTGCTTGCTGGAATAGGATCCAAACCCTGGATCAAAGCCCGAAAGTACAATCCTGTTCCTCCGACTACTATCGGTGTTCTGCCACGTTGAAGGATATCTGTGATCTTTTCACAGGCTTCTGATCTATAACGCCAGGCGTGATAGTCCTCCTCAGCAGATATATGGCCTATTAAGTGGTGAGGAACTTGTTCCAATAATGTTTGATCCGGTTGGGCAGTCAAAATAGATAGTCCAGAATAGACCTGAAAGGCATCTGCTCCAATAATCTCACCCCGGATCCTACGCGCTAATTCCACGGCGAGTGCTGATTTTCCTACTCCAGTCGGACCGGCTAGGAAGATCGGTTGTGGAAGTGAGCTATATAGTCTAACGTCGTTCTTCGGTTGTTTTGGCTCCACTAATTTTTGGCTCCGCTAATAATTATTAGTTTCACTCCATGTGTTCCTCTTATGCAGTTCAGCAACTGCCCGACGTGTCTCTTTCTACCGTTTGCATCTGGACAAATGCAAAAACCCCTTCGAGCGATAGGTCTGGCGG
Proteins encoded in this region:
- the icd gene encoding isocitrate dehydrogenase (NADP(+)); translated protein: MTCKAFIASQGSKITVSRGKLVVPDCPIIPFIRGDGSGPDIWAASERVFNAAVEKAYNGKRRVAWLEVCAGKTAREKFGDWLPKETVAAFQEYLVGIKGPLSTPVGEGISSLNVALRQMLDLYVCLRPVRHFSKVPSPVKYPEKVDVVIFRENTEDIYAGIEFKAGTAEANSVCRFLKSEFPTFFEKIRFGSKERGLEWARVAGLPSDLYKETEVGIGVKPVSRAGTERLVRAAIQYAVDENRRSVTLIHKGNIMKFTEGAFRKWAYDLARREFGAIGIEGSSWCRLPNGTVIKDVIADIALQQVLTRPEEFDVIATLNLNGDYLSDALAAQVGGIGIAPGGNINYVTGHAIFEATHGTSPKYADLDRVNPGSVILSGEMMFRYLGWHEVADALVKGLNAAIDTRRVTYDFARLMEDASEIRCSEFGDNIISHL
- a CDS encoding Nramp family divalent metal transporter translates to MSDSQPTDSSRSEWQRTAGNPSLPEVFRSVHVPQEGQGFFGFCRKLLAFSGPGYLVAVGYMDPGNWATSLAGGAQFNYTLLPVVVLSSFAGIVLQYLALKLGIATGRDLAQACRDCFTPGVNIVLWITCEIAITACDLAEVIGSAIALNLLFGLPLVYGTCITAMDVLFILFLQNKGFRLIEVLVLVLILVVGGSFLVEIILSHPDLEQMLSSCVPSMEILQNPNMLYTAMGILGATVMPHNLYLHSAICQTRNFGPTKEGRKQAIFYATLDSTLALMCALFINAAILVVSAAVFYKGGYFEVAEIQDAYKLLSPLLGTGVASFLFALALLASGQNSTLTGTLAGQIVMEGFLNLRIHPSLRRLITRLLAILPAVFVTVIAGEDTTARLLILSQVILSLQLSFVVIPLVFFTSDRSRMGNFVNTSGLSLLSWTLAILIVALNGWLLVGTLRNGFGTKSFSL
- a CDS encoding prephenate dehydratase encodes the protein MAEGIGPSIVYLGPVGTFSHLVALRRFGENTRLIAKPNISAIFDFLVNHPEACAVVPIENSSGGAIYDTVDMLLAKVGAVHILEDLSLDVQLALLGHNGERIRRIYSHFVPIRHHKEWLATNFPSARVVSVESTAFAAAKASTSRNAAALAAPGVASLYHLDILQFPIQPGGVNVTRFFVIGRPGKWGFLAASRRWKTSSTFQLKNVCGSLYFFLEPFSRRAVNLCMIISHPLVGKPESYVFLIEVDGSVADLSVKAALEEASQWCEKFVFLGSYPSRRRYNSSPGNCSLPRGLVSTR
- the rpsR gene encoding 30S ribosomal protein S18, encoding MPRRRIDVAASAIDYKNPDLLKRFVTESGKILPRRTTGMPARLHRKITRQIKRARAVLLMK
- the rpmG gene encoding 50S ribosomal protein L33, which produces MAQEIITLECTEAAAGGRPVSRYVTTRNKKSPRTQGRLEKRKYNPYLRRHTLHREIK
- a CDS encoding TraR/DksA family transcriptional regulator; translated protein: MAKEKIQFLRHQRERLLTLKDTLLDSMRGVGRDSLRSRAEGSEASAFGMHQADAGSDAYDRDFSLSLLSQEQDSLYEIDQALKRIENGTYGLCEMCGKTIPQIRLEALPFARYTIECQSELERRGRSQRVRQPVSSLFGLVDEEGNEVEEEESADNKE
- the hflX gene encoding GTPase HflX; the protein is MYLTSSSHRERALLVGSCRGSALWDIAESLDELCQLASSAGIQVVETCIQRLERPTAPFYIGKGKAREIAQQCSKKQASSIIFDDELSPAQGRNLEYITNCKVLDRTQLILDIFAQRARTREGCLQIELAQLQYLLPRLTRMWLHLSRQTGGIGTRGPGETQLEADRRRVQERIAKLERELAAVRKNRFIQRGGRLKKNWPVAALIGYTNAGKSSLFNRLTGSEVITEDKLFATLDPTTRQVLLPSRQKVLLIDTVGFIRKLPYTLIDAFKATLEETQLADLLIHVVDLSHPGYYEQMAAVDSTIKELGVGGKQVVLVFNKVDCVRNPELIQTQLRRYPGSVAVSAYTGIGIDAFLQQLEMDLSTWRLKVEYQIPLAESALLAELHRGGCVSSAYYKDEFALVTAYISPALRQRFLSFEVTHQ
- the miaA gene encoding tRNA (adenosine(37)-N6)-dimethylallyltransferase MiaA, which encodes MEPKQPKNDVRLYSSLPQPIFLAGPTGVGKSALAVELARRIRGEIIGADAFQVYSGLSILTAQPDQTLLEQVPHHLIGHISAEEDYHAWRYRSEACEKITDILQRGRTPIVVGGTGLYFRALIQGLDPIPASNLVLRSELEQLSLEMLLERLDKADPHANKRVDIRNRRRVLRAVEICELSGKPLESFRTKSRRVIATRAFVLVRAREELYRNIVGRVHHMWERGVVREVGGMRGQIGRTASQAIGLREIIAWLSGESNEVQCRGAICAVTYRCARRQLAWFKSWTTFTPLCLSQGNSMRAVVERIAAETKTFGT